Proteins encoded by one window of Anguilla rostrata isolate EN2019 chromosome 9, ASM1855537v3, whole genome shotgun sequence:
- the LOC135262605 gene encoding protein sprouty homolog 3, translating into MDLAPPRQTELDELDLQPVPVLSIDQIRAIRASNDYVERPLALESGAPSGLFLAQDERHGERHSERQGGHIPRSQSLHHHAHLAQVSHSSTVSSLSRSSTTSDQRLLGRSRSSLLPVRSQPKAELKPDALGKRLAEAGRPGRRPSRHPSRHLLICERCGRCKCAECGTPRSLPSHWLCQQRCLCSAESALEGASCLCCVKGLFYHCSADDEDDCADRPCSCAPAHRCSRWAAMGALSLCLPCLCCYPPAKLCLSACQRGYDRATRPGCRCSNTNTVCRKISASNPAPFPKSLEKPV; encoded by the coding sequence ATGGATCTGGCCCCCCCACGCCAGACGGAGCTGGACGAGCTGGACCTCCAGCCGGTGCCCGTCCTGTCCATCGACCAAATCCGGGCCATCCGGGCCAGCAATGACTACGTGGAGCGGCCCCTGGCCCTGGAGTCCGGCGCCCCGTCCGGCCTCTTCCTCGCCCAGGACGAGCGGCACGGCGAGCGGCACAGCGAGCGGCAGGGCGGGCACATCCCACGCAGCCAGAGCCTCCACCACCACGCCCACCTGGCGCAGGTGAGCCACTCCAGCACCGTCAGCTCCCTGTCCCGCAGCAGCACCACCTCCGACCAGAGACTGCTGGGCCGGTCCCGGTCCAGCCTGCTGCCGGTGCGCAGCCAGCCCAAAGCCGAGCTGAAGCCCGACGCGCTGGGCAAGCGGCTGGCCGAGGCGGGCCGCCCCGGCCGCCGCCCCAGCCGCCACCCGAGCCGCCACCTGCTGATCTGCGAGCGGTGCGGCCGCTGCAAGTGCGCGGAGTGCGGGACGCCGCGCAGCCTGCCGTCCCATTGGCTGTGCCAGCAGCGCTGCCTGTGCTCTGCCGAGTCGGCCCTGGAGGGCGCCTCCTGCCTCTGCTGCGTCAAGGGCCTGTTCTACCACTGCTCCGCCGACGACGAGGACGACTGCGCCGACCGGCCCTGCTCCTGCGCCCCGGCGCACCGCTGCTCCCGCTGGGCCGCCATGGGCGCGCTGTCGCTGTGCCTGCCCTGCCTGTGCTGCTACCCGCCCGCCAAGCTGTGCCTGAGCGCCTGCCAGCGCGGCTACGACCGCGCCACCCGCCCAGGCTGCCGCTGCAGCAACACCAACACCGTCTGCCGCAAGATCTCCGCCtccaaccccgcccccttccccaaGTCCCTGGAGAAGCCCGTATGA